The Onthophagus taurus isolate NC chromosome 2, IU_Otau_3.0, whole genome shotgun sequence genome includes a window with the following:
- the LOC139432687 gene encoding E3 SUMO-protein ligase ZBED1-like, whose amino-acid sequence MAERLLAIKDPLSAAITSLPRAPEFITATEWDLLIDVVSILKPFEKITIELSGEKYITMSLIIPLIRCLQHSLKSRIPKTTSAETLQLVLQDNVRTRLGILETNLLCSKATFLDPRFKKAAFSVAENGDIVQKLIIEEISSILQNKGETIEKQTIETTTDNTDDKENIWSHFDQEIVTLKSISTPCTTAALMVTQYLEISLVAGTQNPIEFWKRYKSVLPEIYQLHKRYSCIPATSVPSERVFSKAGPIINERRNRLSGKNLDMIIFFK is encoded by the coding sequence ATGGCAGAAAGACTATTAGCGATTAAAGACCCATTATCAGCCGCCATTACATCGCTACCAAGAGCTCCAGAATTTATTACAGCAACAGAATGGGATCTGCTGATAGATGTGGTATCCATTTtgaagccatttgaaaaaataactattgaattatcaggcgaaaaatatataacaatgtCATTAATTATTCCTCTTATAAGATGTCTACAGCATTCGCTAAAAAGCCGCATTCCTAAAACGACCAGTGCAGAAACTTTACAACTTGTTTTACAAGATAATGTTAGAACACGACTTGGGATCTTAGAAACAAATTTACTTTGCTCAAAAGCAACGTTTTTAGATCCTAGATTTAAAAAAGCAGCTTTTAGTGTTGCAGAAAATGGTGACatagttcaaaaattaattattgaagaaatatcctctattttacaaaataaaggtGAGACAATTGAAAAACAGACCATAGAAACTACAACTGACAATACTGAtgataaagaaaacatttGGTCACACTTTGATCAAGAaattgtcactttaaaaagtatttcaacACCATGCACGACTGCAGCATTGATGGTTACACAATATTTAGAGATCTCGCTTGTAGCAGGAACTCAAAATCCGATTGAATTTTGGAAGCGCTACAAAAGTGTACTTCCTGAAATATATCAACTGCATAAAAGATATTCATGCATTCCAGCTACCTCAGTTCCTTCAGAACGAGTATTTTCCAAAGCTGGACCAATTATAAATGAACGCCGAAACAGACTCTCTGGGAAAAACCTCGacatgattattttttttaaatag
- the LOC111419553 gene encoding potassium/sodium hyperpolarization-activated cyclic nucleotide-gated channel 4-like isoform X2, with protein sequence MYMNNAADLWDLSRNAYKITKYAIISILVVSWIGCTTAIVSMFSYYYHPECTHMNWVIQAKLDHDKTHFDVVITILFRAVSALLTVKHGKFPNVTSEDKLCASLSFLAGFFMFAFLFVLNLQMIMDNSLAEMSNFKFFNQLQHYMSSIRLPPMLKKKIKDFYDYRFRNNSLYDNDTKRMLSESLEYEIKMFRYRSVLLKANITSDLPTEVIQNMLSKVEVEHFMTGDCIIKSGRIGTCMYFIVTGTVAIYTYFGVEMCHLYDGAHFGEMALLLEQRRVTTAIALEPCELCRLNKSDFYECLSRESGVFQKLVLGAKEGMKTVKVLNEMHRAELEKLHILQTKGTLKKYLEGRHQQF encoded by the exons ATGTATATGAATAATGCTGCTGAT CTTTGGGACCTGAGCAGGAATGCGTATAAAATTACAAAGTATGCAATAATATCAATTTTGGTGGTTTCCTGGATTGGTTGTACGACGGCAATTGTATCAATGTTCTCTTATTACTATCATCCTGAATGTACGCACATGAATTGGGTTATCCAAGCGAAACTCGATCATGACAAAACGCATTTCGATGTTGttataactattttatttcGAGCAGTTAGCGCTCTTTTGA ctGTAAAACACGGAAAATTTCCCAACGTTACTTCAGAAGATAAATTATGTGCATCTCTATCGTTTCTCGCTGGATTTTTTATGTTTGCTTTCCTATTTG ttttaaacttACAGATGATTATGGATAATTCATTGGCAGAGATGTCAAACTTTAAATTCTTCAATCAACTTCAACATTACATGAGCTCTATTCGTCTACCACCCAtgctaaaaaagaaaatcaaagatttttatgattatagattcagaaataattctttatatgACAATGACACTAAAAGGATGCTTTCAG AAAGCCTTgagtatgaaataaaaatgttcagATATCGATCAGTTTTATTAAAAGCGAATATAACGAGTGACTTACCCACAGAAGTTATTCAGAATATGCTTTCAAAGGTGGAAGTTGAACATTTTATGACCGGCGATTGTATTATAAAATCTGGAAGGATTGGAACTTGTATGTATTTCATCGTAACCGGAACAGTGGCCATTTACACTTACTTTGGCGTAGAG ATGTGTCATTTGTATGATGGAGCTCATTTTGGTGAAATGGCTCTTCTATTAGAACAACGTAGAGTAACTACTGCAATTGCTTTAGAACCGTGCGAACTATGTAGATTGAACAAAAGTGATTTTTACGAATGTTTAAGTCGGGAATCTggagtttttcaaaaactagtGTTAGGAGCCAAAGAAGGGATGAAAACCGTCAAAGTGTTAAATGAAATGCATCGTGCTGAATTAGAAAAGTTGCATATCTTGCAAACGAAGGGAacgttgaaaaaatatttagaaggacgacatcaacaattttaa
- the LOC111419553 gene encoding potassium/sodium hyperpolarization-activated cyclic nucleotide-gated channel 1-like isoform X3: MFSYYYHPECTHMNWVIQAKLDHDKTHFDVVITILFRAVSALLTVKHGKFPNVTSEDKLCASLSFLAGFFMFAFLFVLNLQMIMDNSLAEMSNFKFFNQLQHYMSSIRLPPMLKKKIKDFYDYRFRNNSLYDNDTKRMLSESLEYEIKMFRYRSVLLKANITSDLPTEVIQNMLSKVEVEHFMTGDCIIKSGRIGTCMYFIVTGTVAIYTYFGVEMCHLYDGAHFGEMALLLEQRRVTTAIALEPCELCRLNKSDFYECLSRESGVFQKLVLGAKEGMKTVKVLNEMHRAELEKLHILQTKGTLKKYLEGRHQQF, translated from the exons ATGTTCTCTTATTACTATCATCCTGAATGTACGCACATGAATTGGGTTATCCAAGCGAAACTCGATCATGACAAAACGCATTTCGATGTTGttataactattttatttcGAGCAGTTAGCGCTCTTTTGA ctGTAAAACACGGAAAATTTCCCAACGTTACTTCAGAAGATAAATTATGTGCATCTCTATCGTTTCTCGCTGGATTTTTTATGTTTGCTTTCCTATTTG ttttaaacttACAGATGATTATGGATAATTCATTGGCAGAGATGTCAAACTTTAAATTCTTCAATCAACTTCAACATTACATGAGCTCTATTCGTCTACCACCCAtgctaaaaaagaaaatcaaagatttttatgattatagattcagaaataattctttatatgACAATGACACTAAAAGGATGCTTTCAG AAAGCCTTgagtatgaaataaaaatgttcagATATCGATCAGTTTTATTAAAAGCGAATATAACGAGTGACTTACCCACAGAAGTTATTCAGAATATGCTTTCAAAGGTGGAAGTTGAACATTTTATGACCGGCGATTGTATTATAAAATCTGGAAGGATTGGAACTTGTATGTATTTCATCGTAACCGGAACAGTGGCCATTTACACTTACTTTGGCGTAGAG ATGTGTCATTTGTATGATGGAGCTCATTTTGGTGAAATGGCTCTTCTATTAGAACAACGTAGAGTAACTACTGCAATTGCTTTAGAACCGTGCGAACTATGTAGATTGAACAAAAGTGATTTTTACGAATGTTTAAGTCGGGAATCTggagtttttcaaaaactagtGTTAGGAGCCAAAGAAGGGATGAAAACCGTCAAAGTGTTAAATGAAATGCATCGTGCTGAATTAGAAAAGTTGCATATCTTGCAAACGAAGGGAacgttgaaaaaatatttagaaggacgacatcaacaattttaa
- the LOC111419553 gene encoding potassium/sodium hyperpolarization-activated cyclic nucleotide-gated channel 1-like isoform X1: MSQESIPNKHNGLSLTSVLNIDEIPVSKSPISKHVCTLDNDGNLSETHNCCTRFKRAFCESLLCSDMNPQTRLYFRSMPEIERERKRQKNCGVWVIHPYSPFRLYVELMMIICFFIHLVNTPWDMLFNVIYNEHLELGLHILLFLILIVGVLDIILTFYTGFLDEKTLEVVLDLATIKKRHLKSWFLIFDIIATTPIEIILNYVRVYNIYYTRWLLFLCVTRLFRLPTFLMYMNNAADLWDLSRNAYKITKYAIISILVVSWIGCTTAIVSMFSYYYHPECTHMNWVIQAKLDHDKTHFDVVITILFRAVSALLTVKHGKFPNVTSEDKLCASLSFLAGFFMFAFLFVLNLQMIMDNSLAEMSNFKFFNQLQHYMSSIRLPPMLKKKIKDFYDYRFRNNSLYDNDTKRMLSESLEYEIKMFRYRSVLLKANITSDLPTEVIQNMLSKVEVEHFMTGDCIIKSGRIGTCMYFIVTGTVAIYTYFGVEMCHLYDGAHFGEMALLLEQRRVTTAIALEPCELCRLNKSDFYECLSRESGVFQKLVLGAKEGMKTVKVLNEMHRAELEKLHILQTKGTLKKYLEGRHQQF; encoded by the exons ATGTCTCAAGAATCTATTCCAAATAAACATAACGGTTTATCTTTAACATCAGTGTTAAACATCGATGAAATCCCTGTATCGAAATCtccaatttcaaaacatgtttGCACACTGGATAATGATGGAAATCTGTCGGAGACGCACAATTGTTGCACACGTTTCAAAAGAGCATTTTGTGAATCACTTTTGTGCTCGGATATGAATCCCCAAACGAGACTCTATTTCAGAAGCATGCCGGAAATCGAAAGGGAACGAAAACGGCAAAAAAATTGTGGAGTATGGGTTATACATCCTTATAGTCCTTTTCGCTTGTACGTAGAGCTAATGATGATTATTTGCTTTTTTATTCACTTGGTCAATACTCCGTGGGATATGCTGTTCAACGTTATTTATAATGAACATCTGGAATTGGGACTGCATATATTACTGTTTTTAATACTTATTGTTGGTGTTTTGGATATAATATTGACATTTTATACTGGTTTTTTAGACGAGAAAACGTTGGAAGTAGTTTTAGATCTGGCCACGATAAAAAAGCGTCACTTAAAAAGctggtttttaatttttgacattattgCAACAACAccaattgaaattattttaaactacGTTAGagtttataacatttattatacGAGATGGTTACTCTTTTTATGCGTAACAAGACTTTTTCGACTTCCTACCTTCTTAATGTATATGAATAATGCTGCTGAT CTTTGGGACCTGAGCAGGAATGCGTATAAAATTACAAAGTATGCAATAATATCAATTTTGGTGGTTTCCTGGATTGGTTGTACGACGGCAATTGTATCAATGTTCTCTTATTACTATCATCCTGAATGTACGCACATGAATTGGGTTATCCAAGCGAAACTCGATCATGACAAAACGCATTTCGATGTTGttataactattttatttcGAGCAGTTAGCGCTCTTTTGA ctGTAAAACACGGAAAATTTCCCAACGTTACTTCAGAAGATAAATTATGTGCATCTCTATCGTTTCTCGCTGGATTTTTTATGTTTGCTTTCCTATTTG ttttaaacttACAGATGATTATGGATAATTCATTGGCAGAGATGTCAAACTTTAAATTCTTCAATCAACTTCAACATTACATGAGCTCTATTCGTCTACCACCCAtgctaaaaaagaaaatcaaagatttttatgattatagattcagaaataattctttatatgACAATGACACTAAAAGGATGCTTTCAG AAAGCCTTgagtatgaaataaaaatgttcagATATCGATCAGTTTTATTAAAAGCGAATATAACGAGTGACTTACCCACAGAAGTTATTCAGAATATGCTTTCAAAGGTGGAAGTTGAACATTTTATGACCGGCGATTGTATTATAAAATCTGGAAGGATTGGAACTTGTATGTATTTCATCGTAACCGGAACAGTGGCCATTTACACTTACTTTGGCGTAGAG ATGTGTCATTTGTATGATGGAGCTCATTTTGGTGAAATGGCTCTTCTATTAGAACAACGTAGAGTAACTACTGCAATTGCTTTAGAACCGTGCGAACTATGTAGATTGAACAAAAGTGATTTTTACGAATGTTTAAGTCGGGAATCTggagtttttcaaaaactagtGTTAGGAGCCAAAGAAGGGATGAAAACCGTCAAAGTGTTAAATGAAATGCATCGTGCTGAATTAGAAAAGTTGCATATCTTGCAAACGAAGGGAacgttgaaaaaatatttagaaggacgacatcaacaattttaa